From the genome of Podospora bellae-mahoneyi strain CBS 112042 chromosome 2, whole genome shotgun sequence:
tcaccaccactacgCGGCACCGCGGGGACGCCAGCTCGGCACAATTCCGGAACAACACGCGACGACCGCCGGCGGACCACGGACAACCGACGATTTGCTTGTCAACCTGACACCACGAGCTGCCGTCGAAGCTTTCCAGAACCCCTCGGGCTCCCTCAAAACATCCATCGATGCCGCGACACCCTTCGAACAGGCCTTTGCCATGCGGGCCGCCATTGCCTCGAGCAACATTGCGGATTGGCTCGAAGACCTTTCCAGCTGGCCATGGCCCAAGGGAGGAGGTTCTGCCGGATTTGAGATGCCAATggcaaagaggaggagagtttCCAATGGAATTGACCGGGCGGACGAAGACGACCAGATGTACATTGGCAGCCTCGAGGTCTCTCAGGTGGTCCGGTACGAGAAGCGCATTGACGAGATCAACAAGGGTCTGGAGAAGCTCGACATTGAGGAGATCAAGACGCAGGTGCTACGCAACCACATCATGCCGCTCTCTAGACCGGGGACCCCGTTGTTGGACTCGGGCCGTTCCGTCTCATctgccctctccaccttggcAAGGATGGACGATCTCACGGCGCTGCTCACGGCCACCCTCATGCAAGCGCTGCCGAATATCTCCAAGCTCACCAGGTTGCTGAGCATCTGGACATTTCGCCTGCTTGTTTTGCGCAGGATTCCCGTCTTTTTGAAGTCGCTTGCTGATGCCGAAGTGGCGCTTCAGTCTGGGTGGCACGCGATTGGTGTCAAGTCTACGAAGACGGATGCTGCTGATACTGCCAGCTCGAACGGACCCCCCTCGGGCACTAATGGAGTCACGGTTCTTTCCCAGAAGGAGCACGAAGTGATGAAGACGGTGCTCGAGCGCAAGGTCGCCAGAACCGGCCGGGACTTGGATGCTATGCTGGACCTGCTTGAAGGGCAGCTGGACACACTTCCTGAGGAATGGATTGACCGGGTGGACTCGTTGGAGCATGAGTATGGCGAGTGGACTGTTGCATGCGAGCAGAAGATTAGAGAAGCTGAGCTGGCAGAGCTTGCGCGGACGACACCTGAGCCAAAAACTCGGCGGGTCGCTTCTGGAGACAAGAGTCCCATtcctcccccaacgccaGAGAGCAAGGCGGCCACAGACATTGCTGAGCCGgcggttgttgaggggggagagaaCAGCATCTCTGAAGAGTTCAACACTTCTGCCTCATCACGGCGAGAGTATTTCCCTTTATTTGGTATGCCAGAAGAACCAACAAAATCAGAGCCGCGCTCACAAGACGGCATCAACAACGCGCCACAGGACCTCAGCAAGCGACTGGGCCTACCCATCAAATTTGACCGACCGGATTGGCCAGCCATCAAGGTCCACGAACCAGCCGAGGAATacgacaccaaccccatccgTTCAAGTCTCGACGGGACCCGGAAATGGTCTCGGTTTGACGGAAATGGTCACCTGGTATCTTTTGATGGTCtagaggaagagaagaaggattcGACTGGCTTGGCTGGTTCCTCTTCTGAGCAGGACCGTGTTTCGGACGCGCTCGACGGTACGAGCGGACTAGACACGACAGGGACCCCGTCGTACCGCTCCGAGGACGAGTACGAACTGACGGATGTCTCGGATGACTTTGTGCCGCAGCCGGATCTGCCGGTATTGCCCCGTTCCAGGAGAGCAAGCGATTCCGGAACGGTGGTCCATGAGGCCAGCTTGGCTAGGTTCATGGATTTCTCGAGCGACAGCCTTGACCAAGGTACCCCTGAGCGCCCTCGGCGGCGCGACGTTGATCTTGCCAGAAGTCCCGCCGAGAGTTACCGATCACCGAGCTCTCCACCAGCTCTTAACCGCGTGGCTAATAGATCCATGTCGGTTAGCTTCAACGAGGAGCCCATGATCCGACATCTGCCCAGCATCTCGAGCTCTCCCAAGACGCCAAACTATAACCAGTCCTCGTtgtatgatgatgagattCCAACACAGCCCAATACCCCCGACAAGGCCAACGGCCCAGATGAGAAGCTTCAGCAGCAGATTAGCGACATTCTTCAATCGGTCCCAGCTAAGATCCGGTTGACCTCAGTACTGCCGTCgatcaacctcaacccacccGACTTCAAGATGCCTACGGCACGCAAGATGTCCAACCCTAACCTCAAACGCAGTGTTTCCAACATGTCCCTAAGATCCAACGGCTCGCGAGCTGGCACCCCTTCTTTCACTCTTGCACCCGCTCTTGGCCGCACTCCACGGCAACGGCCCAAGCCCGGCAACCCGGAAATCAAACTCTACCACCTGTCCCGTTCCAACGGCGAAGCACCCATCAAGCTCTTCATAAGATGTGTCGGCGAGCGCGGAGAGCGCGTCATGGTCCGGGTAGGCGGTGGCTGGGCAGATTTGGGCGAATACCTCAAAGAATATGCCAGCCATCACGGCCGACGATCCGCCGTGGCCGAGACAAGCAAGGTGGAAGTGAGGGACATTCCCAGATCTGCCACCGCCATGGCCACGCGCGGCGACGGCACCCTCGGGTCGACACCTCCCAGCAGACCAACATCTTCCCACAGACCGATGTCCTCCCAGGCGACCAGGAATGACGACTCCCCGGGTCAACTCAAGGTCCGCAAGGTGAGAAGATCCAGCGCAGCTGTCGGGAGTGAGACGCCACTGGCAACGGTGACGGGACCAGGCAATCGCAGCAACACGCCTTCGACTGGTGGATCGAGGTCGAGTTCTAGGTTGAGCTGGCCTCAGGCTGGGGAGAAGgataaggaggaggaggttgtgctTGGGATGGCGGGGCCGAGGGCGAAGCAGATTGAGATGAGCGAGGAGAGCAAGCAGTGGGTTGAGAGCGTGAAGCAGAAGGTTAGGCTTGCCAGTGGTGAGAAGATGTTGCCTGCTTATCCCTCTGGGGCGCCGGATTTGGAGAGCAGGTTTGGGGAGCTGGGGAAGGTTGGGGCGACGAAGAGGCTGTTTAGGAAGCCGGGTGGGCTTTGAAATATCTTTAAAGGATAATgcgaaggggggggaaaggaaggcgTACTAGGATAAGTCGCCGGGTTGCTGGTTATGGATAACTATTGTCATGGATTGGGGGTTGCATCATATGGTATGATGGAGTGGAGTCAAGAAACGGGCACCAGGAAAGGTAGGGGGGGCATCAGACGATGATGGACATGGTGTTTTTTTATtgaatgatggatggatggatataaagggagggagggggttcaCGACACGACTACGAAAAATAACAGCATTTGCGGCGGTGGACGGAAGGGGTTTCAGACTCTGGAATGAGCCATGGGCTCTCtcacccacacacccacacccgtggaggagttgtttgTGTCTGCTGATTTATCTCTTTTCCCTTTGTTCTAATTTCCTTGCCTGTCAGGTTTTATCATTCTTGCATTGTTTTGCATAAAggtctatttttttttcttgtaGGTTGCTATCAATACCCTGTTTACTTTTcggttttttatttttggacATGCATTTGGCTCATGGAGCATTGCTGGTGCTATAGCATGGGGTGGGGAGTTGTGGTTACATTTTTAGGCCTGTTAGACCTGGGCATTTTTTGAGAAAAGGGAGGATAAGAGATTGTTAGGTTAGGTTAGGTTGACTTAATTGACAATGAGAGTATTAAAACTACCTTGCGTGATGTGTTGATCTTTGCAATGTAAATGTTTGTGATTACATGTGatgagaggagaggagaacCCGAACCCCCACGCGATCATCATATCCGCTCTACAAACTCGCGATAGCTGCTGGATTCTATTTACTGGCCCCTTTAACCCAACTCTGGAAGCATCGTTTACTTTCCCCAAAACCTTTCTGATTGCTCATGTCAACGAACCATACACTACTTTCGGCAGTGATATTATGCGTCTAGAGAGGTGAGTGAGGTAAGATGAGGTGATATTGGGGGCACTCTCCCGATAATATGGTCGGATCAGTTTGCGGCTCGTGCAGAaagccccctccccgctTGTCAATTGCTTGCTTGCCGATATCGTCATCTGCTGCTGACCGCTCCGCTATCGATAACAGGGTCTGAGCTGCTCATGACGTGCGGGGAAGCGGAGAGACCTGCCAGCAGGATGGAGGGGCCCCCAGTTGTTGTTATATGTGATAGCTAATTGTCCCCATAGAGAGGGTGCTTGAACTGGCGAGAAGGGTCGCTATATGTACTTCTAGAATCTACCTTTCTCATCCTATCGTTTAAAAAGCAAGGCTGGTGTGGCCGATGTTGATTGCGCTGGCTGGTTGGCCTGGCTGCTTGTGGAGCGGGCAGGCACTGCGTATGAGCTGCGTCACTGGTCTTGAGCGCATTCTCGGAAGCCGATAGGCTCACCATCGAATGTTCTACAACCTGCTGCCCACATCCTGCCCACGTCGCAGCCACTCCGGCCAGGTGCACACCACAGCTTCCCTCCCCGCCAAGGCATTTCCTTACTTACTGGCCTTTGTTCTTCCCGGTTTTTCTGTgccttctctcctccctAAGTTTCTTTGTGATAGCCTCATTGAACGTTTGTTTGACCCAGTGAAGTATTTTTGGCTTCTTCCTTGTAACACAATCCATTTCGACCTCGACGGAACTGCTTcgcaaagaaagaaagaccCCTCCGCTTCTTTGTTGACCACGCGAGATCAACGaactttcccccccctcgaCGAGTGTTACAGCTCATCCATTCTAGCTGCAACTAGCGACCCGTGCAGCGAGCGAACCAGCAGTCTAGTCCTTTCACCCACTTTCACCCACTCTATTTACTCCATTCAGCTGCAAGCAAGAAAGCATTTCCTGCCAACCCAACTCATCAGGAGTCTCTTCCCTTTTGCGCCAGTACCTATTTCCCCGACCAACCCCCCgttcccccccaaacccacatCTCTTTCCCgcaacaacaaacatcaccatcgtcactCCATCTTGCCAACCGATATAACCGCACCGACAACCACATAAATCACCAAAAATGGTCAAAGAGACTAAACTCTACGACCTCTTGGGTATATCCCCTACCGCAAATGCAGACGAGATTAAGAAGGCCTACCGGTGAGCTTCCCTCCTCACACCGCTtccctgctcctcccccaccatctttTGCCACAGTTTCAGGTCGTGAAGGCAGCTACCCGCACAGATGGGCTTAGAAGTTGCTTCTGACACTCATTGAGAGTGCGGAtgtctgcttctgctgccgCTGTCGTTCTACCTTCTTTGTTGTCTCGTGGCGTTTGCTCGTCTGCCTTGACGAAACACGAAACAGTTGTGGCCCATGCCCACGCAGCCGGTCTATTCTTTGGTAAATGATATAAGCTAACACCCCCTCGCAGGAAAGCCGCTCTAAGATGGCACCCcgacaagaacaaggacaacCCGGACGCTGCCGAGCGCTTCAAGGAGTGTGGCCAGGCCTACGAAATCCTCTCTGACCCAGAAAAGCGAAAGCTCTACGACCAGTTCGGCCTCGAGGTGCTTTTGCGTGGTGGTGCCCCGCCTCCGGATGCTGGACCTGGACCAGGCCCGAACCCATTTGCTGGagctggc
Proteins encoded in this window:
- a CDS encoding hypothetical protein (EggNog:ENOG503NXMM; COG:S); protein product: MDDPPPMTAAHHHYAAPRGRQLGTIPEQHATTAGGPRTTDDLLVNLTPRAAVEAFQNPSGSLKTSIDAATPFEQAFAMRAAIASSNIADWLEDLSSWPWPKGGGSAGFEMPMAKRRRVSNGIDRADEDDQMYIGSLEVSQVVRYEKRIDEINKGLEKLDIEEIKTQVLRNHIMPLSRPGTPLLDSGRSVSSALSTLARMDDLTALLTATLMQALPNISKLTRLLSIWTFRLLVLRRIPVFLKSLADAEVALQSGWHAIGVKSTKTDAADTASSNGPPSGTNGVTVLSQKEHEVMKTVLERKVARTGRDLDAMLDLLEGQLDTLPEEWIDRVDSLEHEYGEWTVACEQKIREAELAELARTTPEPKTRRVASGDKSPIPPPTPESKAATDIAEPAVVEGGENSISEEFNTSASSRREYFPLFGMPEEPTKSEPRSQDGINNAPQDLSKRLGLPIKFDRPDWPAIKVHEPAEEYDTNPIRSSLDGTRKWSRFDGNGHLVSFDGLEEEKKDSTGLAGSSSEQDRVSDALDGTSGLDTTGTPSYRSEDEYELTDVSDDFVPQPDLPVLPRSRRASDSGTVVHEASLARFMDFSSDSLDQGTPERPRRRDVDLARSPAESYRSPSSPPALNRVANRSMSVSFNEEPMIRHLPSISSSPKTPNYNQSSLYDDEIPTQPNTPDKANGPDEKLQQQISDILQSVPAKIRLTSVLPSINLNPPDFKMPTARKMSNPNLKRSVSNMSLRSNGSRAGTPSFTLAPALGRTPRQRPKPGNPEIKLYHLSRSNGEAPIKLFIRCVGERGERVMVRVGGGWADLGEYLKEYASHHGRRSAVAETSKVEVRDIPRSATAMATRGDGTLGSTPPSRPTSSHRPMSSQATRNDDSPGQLKVRKVRRSSAAVGSETPLATVTGPGNRSNTPSTGGSRSSSRLSWPQAGEKDKEEEVVLGMAGPRAKQIEMSEESKQWVESVKQKVRLASGEKMLPAYPSGAPDLESRFGELGKVGATKRLFRKPGGL